In Bradyrhizobium sp. 200, the sequence GGGACCAGAGCGCGGAACGCTGGCGTCTCACCACCGACAACGGCGCCGGTGTTTCCTGCCGCCACTACATCATGGCGACCGGCTGCCTCTCCGCGCCAAAGCCGCCGGAGATCGATGGCGTCAAGGACTTCAAGGGCGAGATCTATTTCACCGGCCGCTGGCCGCATGAAGAGGTCAAGCTCGCCGGCAAGCGTATCGCCGTCATCGGCACTGGATCATCGGCAATCCAGTCGATCCCGCTGCTCGCGGAGCAGGCGGCGCATCTCACCGTATTCCAGCGCACGCCGAACTTCGCTTTGCCCGCCCATAATGGTCCTGCGCCGGCGGACCGCCTCTCCTTGCTGGAGGGCGATCGCGCTGGTTATCGCGAGCAGGCGCGCTGGTCGCTCGCCGGCGTCCCCTATCCGCAGCAGATGGCGGTGAGCTGGCAATTGAGCGATGCCGAACGCCGCGAGCGATTCGAGCAGGCGTGGGCCGCCGGCGATCTCGTCCACATCCTGACCCAGCTCTGGGCCGACCAGGGCGTCGACGTCGACGGCAATGCGCTGCTCGCCGACCTGATCCGCGAGAAGATCCGCGACGTGGTCAAGGACCCGGAGACGGCGGAAGCCTTGACCCCGCACGACCATCCGTTCGGCGCCAAGCGTCCCTGCCTCGATACCAACTACTACGCCACCTACAATCGCTCCAACGTCACGCTGGTGAACCTGCGGCAGGAGCCGATCACGGAGATCACGGCCACCGGCATCACCACCGGCAAGCGCACGTTCGACGTCGACGTGATCGTGTTCGCCACCGGCTTCGACGCCATGACCGGCGCCATCAAGGCGGTGCATCCGATCACCGGCCGCGACGGCAAATCGCTGTCGGATGTCTGGGCCAATGGCCCGCAGACCTATCTCGGGCTCACGGTCTCGGGCTTCCCGAACCTGTTCCTGATCACGGGCCCGGGCAGCCCGTCGGTGCTGTCAAACATGGCGGTCTCGATCGAACAGCATGTCGACTGGGTGGTCGACCGGCTGGCGGCGATGCGCGAGGCCGGTTTCACGACCATCGACGCTACCGAAACGGCGCAAGCCGGCTGGGCGCAGCACATGGCCGATTGTTCGATGATCACGCTGCATCGGCTCGCCAACACCTGGTACACGGGCGCCAACGTTCCCGGCAAGGCGCGGGGCGTGATGCCTTATACGGGTGGTGTCGGCCCCTACCGCAGCATCTGCAACGAGATCGTCGGCCGCGGCATGCTGGGCTTCCGCCTGTCGGGCCCTGACGTCGCAGAGCAATGCAACGACGGCGAGGTGGTTCGCCTGCAGCCGGACGTGCGGCTGGTGCTGGGCATGCTGGCGGAGATGAACCTGCCGCAAATCGAATCACTTGGAGCGCAAGGCGCGCGCGACTTCCTCACCGAATTCAACAAGGGACGTCCTGCGGGGCGGCCGGTCGGCGAGGTCGGCAGCGGCGCGCTGCAGGGCGTCGACGGCCCGCTGCCCTATCGTCTCTATCGGCCGGCAACGCCGGGACCGCATCCGATCGTGGTCTATTTCCACGGCGGCGGCTGGGTGCTCGGCGACGAGCAGTCCGACGATCCGTTCTGCCGCGACATCTGCCGCCGCAGCGGGATGATCGTCGTCAGCGTCGGTTACCGCCATGCGCCCGAGCATCGCTTCCCGGCGGCGGCCGAGGATGGCTATGCGGCGACGCGCTGGATCGCCGAGCATGTGGCTGACCTCGGCGGACGGCCGGGTCCGGTGCTGGTCGCAGGCTGGAGCGCCGGCGCCAATATCGCCGCCGTCACCTGCCAACTCGCGCGCAACCGCGGCGGCCCGCAGATCGCGGGCCAGCTTCTGATTTGCCCGGTCACCGATTGCAGGTTCGACCGCCCGTCCTACACCGACAATGCGGTCGGCTATTTCCTGACGCGATCGCTGATGTTCTGGTTCTGGGACATCTATTGTTCGCCCGCCGACCGCACCGATCCGCGCGTGTCGCCGCTGCGCGGCAATCTGGCGAACTTGCCTCCGGCGTTCGTGACAACCTGCGAGTTCGATCCGCTGCGCGACGAGGGCATCGAATATGCCGAGGCGCTCGCTGCCGCAGGTGTCCCGGTCGAGCAATTGCAGGCGCGCGGCCACATCCACACATCCCTGATGATGGTGGATGTGGTGATCACCGGCGTCAGCGGGCGTGCGAAGATGGCCGAAGCCCTGCGCGGCTTTGCGGGATTGCCGCGGAAGCTGGAAGCGAGTGGCGAGGATGCCTCGCCGATCGCGGTCAACGCTGCTGCGGGGTAGCGCGCAAGGCGAGGATGGCCGCGCGACTTCATCTGCGCGGCCTGACGGCTCGCGATGAGCGCTTGCCTTGCCTGGGAGCCTTGCCTTGCCTGGGAGCCTTGGGTTGCTTTGGCGCCGGCCTCTTCGCCGCCACCCGGTGTGCCGCCGCCAGCGCGGCGCGCGCCCACGTGGCAAGCTCATCGGGTTCGTCGAACAGCCGCTCCGGCGCGCGCCAGAATGCGAGGTCGATCGTCTGCCCCTGCTTCACGTAGTTGAGCGGCGGAAACGCCGCCGCCTCCCTGAACGTCTCGCTGTTCTGGTCATCGACCCGGAAATAGAGCGTGTTCTCCGTCACCACGCCGAGCATCACCCCATCGCAGAACACGCCGGTCTTGCCGAACATGCGCCGCAAAGTGATACGGCCGAGCGGCGCGAGCTGTTCGCGCAGAAACTCGGCATAGGTGTCGCTGGCAACCATCTTTCAATCCGGTTTGGCTCAAGGTCCATCGCGCCACGAGCAGCCGACGAAATTCGCGGCATCCGGCAAGCCCGGGATGCGCCAGCAGCGCGGCGGGCGTTTTGCAAGGGCCCCGGCAAACTGTCATGCAATAGATTTTCTACGTCAACCGCCCAATGAATTTCGCGTATTGTCG encodes:
- a CDS encoding alpha/beta hydrolase fold domain-containing protein, whose product is MPDAAVATRSSESTNSGTTEQVDVAVVGAGFAGLYLLHRLRKAGFSAVVIEEAGDVGGTWYWNRYPGARCDIQTIDYSYTFDPELESAWQWSEKYATQPEILRYLGFVADRYDLRRDIRFRTKVTAANWDQSAERWRLTTDNGAGVSCRHYIMATGCLSAPKPPEIDGVKDFKGEIYFTGRWPHEEVKLAGKRIAVIGTGSSAIQSIPLLAEQAAHLTVFQRTPNFALPAHNGPAPADRLSLLEGDRAGYREQARWSLAGVPYPQQMAVSWQLSDAERRERFEQAWAAGDLVHILTQLWADQGVDVDGNALLADLIREKIRDVVKDPETAEALTPHDHPFGAKRPCLDTNYYATYNRSNVTLVNLRQEPITEITATGITTGKRTFDVDVIVFATGFDAMTGAIKAVHPITGRDGKSLSDVWANGPQTYLGLTVSGFPNLFLITGPGSPSVLSNMAVSIEQHVDWVVDRLAAMREAGFTTIDATETAQAGWAQHMADCSMITLHRLANTWYTGANVPGKARGVMPYTGGVGPYRSICNEIVGRGMLGFRLSGPDVAEQCNDGEVVRLQPDVRLVLGMLAEMNLPQIESLGAQGARDFLTEFNKGRPAGRPVGEVGSGALQGVDGPLPYRLYRPATPGPHPIVVYFHGGGWVLGDEQSDDPFCRDICRRSGMIVVSVGYRHAPEHRFPAAAEDGYAATRWIAEHVADLGGRPGPVLVAGWSAGANIAAVTCQLARNRGGPQIAGQLLICPVTDCRFDRPSYTDNAVGYFLTRSLMFWFWDIYCSPADRTDPRVSPLRGNLANLPPAFVTTCEFDPLRDEGIEYAEALAAAGVPVEQLQARGHIHTSLMMVDVVITGVSGRAKMAEALRGFAGLPRKLEASGEDASPIAVNAAAG
- a CDS encoding TfoX/Sxy family protein, whose product is MVASDTYAEFLREQLAPLGRITLRRMFGKTGVFCDGVMLGVVTENTLYFRVDDQNSETFREAAAFPPLNYVKQGQTIDLAFWRAPERLFDEPDELATWARAALAAAHRVAAKRPAPKQPKAPRQGKAPRQGKRSSRAVRPRR